A section of the Micromonas commoda chromosome 14, complete sequence genome encodes:
- a CDS encoding predicted protein produces the protein MAALAASLSAITCVSSNAALKRQQRDKPRVRAHRSRVVSASVDGPIVIAGATTPTGRLVAGLAVKAYGGSNVTLVVNQDAQDGYWPEDMPDDVVEKRMYAPAPELVKAKLVDPRNAGDALKAAKQVVFCAEWGATQAELAEQLLPFVSSDAKRVVMLSRVGINRREKAPFVEQNKPPKKLQEVALGLKLPVGENSGQPGTLDGFANAEKILRDAAVKSGFSAHVVRSGELRGNGPLLLADLSARMVDNLYDVKYQDLYFKKGDEGQGYTKRLNLAATLLRMTTTDSTPPADCAALSVVCEMIDPFGLMGEKTLTEPTGVERRKGYDMAKGKAPAPIANELIDELIAAL, from the exons ATGGCCGCTCTAGCCGCCTCGCTCTCCGCGATCACGTGCGTATCGTCGAATGCCGCTTTGAAGCGCCAGCAGCGTGATAAGCCTCGAG TTCGCGCCCATCGCTCCCGCGTCGtatccgcgtccgtcgatgGTCCCATCGTCATCGCGGGTGCCACCACACCCACTGGaaggctcgtcgccggcctcgcAGTCAAGGCGTACGGAGGCTCAAACGTCACGCTCGTCGTCAATCAGGATGCCCAGGATGGCTACTGGCCGGAGGACAtgcccgacgacgtcgtggagaAGCGAATgtacgcccccgcgcccgagctggTGAAGGCCAAGCTCGTGGACCCGAGGAACGCGGGTGAtgcgctcaaggcggcgaaaCAGGTCGTCTTCTGCGCGGAGTGGGGCGCCACgcaggcggagctcgccgagcagctCCTGCCATTCGTCAGCTCAGATGCAAAGAGGGTCGTGATGCTTTCCCGAGTCGGCATCAACCGCAGGGAGAAGGCGCCGTTTGTGGAGCAAAATAAGCCCCCGAAGAAGCTGCAGGAGGTTGCCCTCGGGCTGAAGCTGCCGGTTGGCGAGAACTCCGGCCAGCCCGGTACCCTGGACGGCTTCGCCAACGCCGAGAAGATCCTCAGAGATGCTGCAGTAAAGTCGGGATTCTCGGCACACGTTGTCCGCAGCGGCGAACTGCGGGGGAACGGTCCCCTACTCCTCGCGGATCTGTCAGCTCGCATGGTGGATAACCTGTACGACGTCAAGTATCAGGACCTGTACTTCAagaagggcgacgagggccaGGGGTACACTAAGCGCCTGAACCTGGCGGCGACTCTGCTGAGGATGACCACAACGGATtccaccccgcccgccgacTGCGCCGCACTCAGCGTCGTGTGTGAGATGATCGATCCGTTCGGTTTGATGGGGGAGAAGACCCTAACGGAGCCTACGGGGGTGGAAAGGAGGAAGGGGTACGACATGGCCAAGGGCaaggcgcccgcgccaaTCGCAAATGAGCTCATCGACGAGttgatcgccgcgctctga
- a CDS encoding predicted protein yields MGARAVVVHVALTLLSLARGAKGQADLSDFNPPDLGRRVAGLQLALWKYYSRLYSIPNLDSKPPDLVTWMTQVNKPGTFGIWPEVQLMGSDVVPAFPFYDGRTYQDRWAARITGNLFIEKTNTYTLELENREGAKLWVDGSLAVDNDFSVHETGETDMRSKHAHVHLSAGYHHVRIEFFVDQTWTGLRFWYGAPGVPRMIIPASAFSLPDASCCLCQCKRGQCRIADYGTKIVDCLWPTDAGPIDFLRPLAMESTPDPNDAGTCKEPCEDPGSASAADTRQASPHFYYGQ; encoded by the coding sequence ATGGGGGCTCGGGCGGtggtcgtccacgtcgcgctCACCCTCCTCTcgttggcgcgcggggcgaaggGTCAGGCTGATCTGAGCGACTTCAACCCCCCCGACCTgggccggcgcgtcgcgggcctGCAGCTGGCGCTGTGGAAGTACTACAGCAGGCTCTACTCCATCCCGAACTTGGATAGTAAGCCCCCGGACCTGGTGACGTGGATGACGCAGGTGAACAAGCCCGGGACGTTCGGCATCTGGCCCGAGGTGCAACTCATGGGCAGTGACGTCGTGCCCGCCTTCCCTTTCTACGACGGGCGGACCTACCAGGACCGGTGGGCGGCGAGAATAACCGGCAACCTGTTCATTGAAAAGACGAACACGTACACGCTCGAGCTGGAGAACAGGGAGGGTGCGAAGCTGTGGGTGGACGGAAGCCTGGCGGTGGACAACGACTTCAGCGTGCACGAGACTGGGGAGACGGACATGAGGTCCAAGCACGCGCACGTCCACCTTAGCGCGGGGTACCACCACGTCCGCATCGAGTTCTTCGTGGACCAGACGTGGACCGGCCTCCGATTCTGGTACGGCGCACCGGGTGTGCCGAGGATGATCAtacccgcgtccgcgttctccctgccggacgcgtcgtgcTGTCTATGCCAGTGCAAAAGGGGGCAGTGCAGAATAGCGGACTACGGCACCAAGATCGTGGACTGCCTCTGGCCGACAGACGCGGGGCCCATTGACTTTTTGCGACCGCTCGCAATGGAATCAACTCCAGATCCTAACGACGCGGGCACGTGCAAAGAACCGTGCGAGGATCCGGGCTCGGCGTCAGCGGCGGACACGAGGCAGGCATCCCCGCACTTCTACTACGGACAGTGA
- a CDS encoding predicted protein, with product MVLKKAKTNLGKRALMKKAPKLVETEGKMCVMLHGGKSSQVLKNLITDLSVLKKGECHKMTRKNDGIRPFEGGGETSLEFFAQKADAGAFVLGTHQKKRPDCLTVGRFFDYHLFDMVELLVRNYKPMDSFGSVGNGAVLGSKPCMVFLGDRFETEPALRMAKNVLMDIFRGKPATRINLKGVDRVIICTALEEAVMFRQCVIRYKKSGTRLPKVELEEMGPSFDFVVGRHQEPPPDVKKQAYAKAKIGKKVKNVEHDSLEGKVGRIYVEKQTGLEELAMMKMKGLKRERRQA from the coding sequence ATGGTCCTGAAGAAGGCCAAGACCAACCTCGGCAAGCGCGCGTTGATGAAAAAAGCTCCAAAGCTCGTGGAGACCGAGGGCAAGATGTGTGTCATGCTCCACGGCGGCAAGAGCAGCCAGGTTCTGAAGAACCTCATCACCGATCTTTCAGTGCTCAAGAAGGGCGAGTGCCACAAGATGACCCGCAAGAACGACGGCATCCGACCattcgagggcggcggcgagacatCCCTTGAGTTTTTCGCGCAGAAGGCTGATgcgggcgcgttcgtgcTCGGCACCCACCAAAAGAAGCGCCCCGACTGCCTTACCGTGGGCCGGTTCTTCGACTACCATCTGTTCGACATGGTTGAGCTGCTCGTGAGGAACTACAAGCCCATGGACTCGTTCGGTTCCGTCGGCAACGGCGCGGTGCTGGGCTCCAAGCCGTGCATGGTGTTCCTGGGCGACAGGTTTGAGACAGAGCCCGCGCTGAGGATGGCAAAGAACGTCCTGATGGACATCTTCAGGGGCAAGCCCGCGACCCGGATTAACCTCAAGGGCGTGGACAGGGTGATCATCTGcaccgcgctggaggaggcggtcaTGTTCCGCCAGTGTGTCATCAGGTACAAGAAGAGCGGCACGCGGCTGCCAAAGGTAGAGCTGGAGGAGATGGGCCCATCCTTCGATTTCGTCGTGGGCAGGCACCAGGAGCCACCGCCGGACGTCAAGAAGCAGGCGtacgccaaggcgaagatCGGGAAGAAGGTCAAGAACGTGGAGCACGACTCGCTTGAGGGCAAGGTTGGCCGCATCTACGTGGAGAAGCAGACAGGCTTGGAGGAGTTGGCCATGATGAAAATGAAGGGGCTGAAGAGGGAGAGGAGacaggcg
- a CDS encoding major facilitator superfamily (sugar): MAPESPRWFASRDNSAGVHRSLAALRALPETSAEVEEEAEKMMHSVRLTPPVREDQRFSVLNFFTQRHLSQPLLAGFTLMAVQQLGGLCSLAMHGLNYSMSRTHGSPDEVAAVFTTSQAFGCVACMWFLGESGPGRRIALLVSLAGATVANLVIAITLNPVVFGANPVFGSGAADGAVVVQYVAATAFAWFHAAGLGTIPWLVAVESFPQYARGTGVGLVAGTRWYLALCLRSGFHSLVAQTGGLAVFTFFGVVTAAGLSVLAPRGQKLAPPEADCMELEEVHAWEEVDLAAGKYAYLP; the protein is encoded by the coding sequence ATGGCGCCCGAGAGCCCGAGGTGGTTCGCGTCCAGGGATAACTCGGCTGGGGTGCACAgatccctcgcggcgctgcgtgCGCTGCCGGAGACgtccgccgaggtcgaggaggaggccgagaaGATGATGCACTCGGTTCgtttgacgccgccggtgcgcgAAGATCAACGCTTCTCGGTGCTCAACTTCTTCACGCAGCGGCACCTGTCGCAGCCCCTGCTGGCCGGGTTCACCCTCATGGCCGTGCAGCAGCTCGGCGGACTGTGTAGCCTGGCGATGCACGGCCTCAACTACTCCATGAGCAGAACCCACGGGTCGCcggacgaggtcgccgcggtgttcaCCACGTCGCAGGCTTTTGGATGCGTCGCGTGCATGTGGTTTCTCGGTGAATCGGGCCCGGGGCGACGCATCGCCCTGCTGGTgagcctcgcgggcgcgacggtggccaACCTCGTGATCGCGATCACCCTCAACCCGGTTGTCTTCGGTGCAAATCCAGTGTttggctcgggcgcggctgATGGTGCGGTTGTCGTTCAGTACGTGGCCGCGACTGCGTTTGCTTGGTTCCACGCCGCGGGTCTTGGAACCATCCCttggctcgtcgccgtggagagTTTTCCCCAGTACGCAAGGGGTACGGGAGTGGGTCTCGTCGCGGGGACCAGATGGTACCTAGCGCTTTGCCTCAGGTCCGGATTCCACTCGCTTGTTGCCCAGACCGGAGGTCTGGCCGTCTTCACTTTCTTCGGTGtggtgaccgcggcgggtctgAGCGTGTTGGCGCCGCGTGGACAGAAGCTGGCACCGCCCGAGGCTGACTGCATGGAGCTAGAGGAGGTGCACGCGTGGGAGGAGGTGGACCTGGCGGCTGGAAAGTACGCTTACCTGCCATGA
- the SELW gene encoding selenoprotein W (DB hits are selenoprotein W and tblastn search with the known human SelW sequence hits at this location. There is an inframe Sec codon (UGA) that is supported by EST. The intron is EST supported) codes for YGPRYRQVENAVKAKYPGIESEGVPTQNTSGAFEVVVDGELIHSKLNGDGYVDSMEKLEKILAAIGAKM; via the coding sequence TACGGTCCTCGCTATAGGCAGGTGGAGAATGCCGTCAAGGCGAAGTACCCGGGCATCGAATCCGAGGGTGTCCCCACGCAGAACACttccggcgcgttcgaggttGTTGTGGACGGCGAGCTCATCCACTCCAAGCTCAACGGCGACGGATACGTGGACTCCATGGAAAAGCTCGAGAAGATCCTCGCGGCCATCGGCGCGAAGATGT